From Peptoanaerobacter stomatis, one genomic window encodes:
- a CDS encoding cysteine desulfurase, whose product MLLDDKIVKIREDFSYLDEQKLGRKIIYLDNAATSQKPNCVIDAVSDYYKYQNANPHRGAHYLTVKATEAYENARSSIAKFINAKSSDEIIFTRNTTESLNLIAYSYALENLKKDDEILITILEHHSNFTTWHYVAEKTGAKLKIVYLDDNFSVDMTDFENKLTSKTKLVSVTGASNVTSCMPDIEKIVELSHKNGAIVVVDGAQLAPHKKVDMQKINCDFFAISGHKMLSPMGIGILYGKKDILDNMKPFMYGGEMIEYVYEDHSTFTLSPTRFEAGTMNVGGAIGLAKAIEYMEAIGMDNIYERERQLSEYAVSQLNKIPYIDIYYPQNAKNVGSAIAFNVKEIHPHDVASILDNFNIAVRSGHHCAMPLHKYLKINASCRASISFYNIKQEIDEFLTHLEDVRRTLGYGLE is encoded by the coding sequence ATGTTATTAGATGATAAGATTGTTAAAATAAGGGAAGATTTTTCTTATTTAGATGAGCAAAAATTGGGAAGAAAGATAATATATTTAGATAATGCTGCTACTTCACAAAAGCCAAACTGTGTAATAGATGCAGTGAGCGATTATTATAAGTATCAAAATGCAAACCCTCATAGAGGGGCGCATTATTTGACTGTCAAGGCTACAGAGGCATATGAAAATGCAAGAAGCTCAATAGCAAAATTTATAAATGCAAAATCTTCAGATGAAATAATATTCACAAGAAATACGACAGAAAGTTTGAATTTGATAGCATATAGCTATGCGCTTGAAAATCTGAAAAAAGATGATGAAATATTGATAACAATACTGGAACATCACAGCAACTTTACAACTTGGCACTATGTAGCTGAAAAAACAGGTGCTAAATTGAAAATAGTATATCTTGACGACAATTTCAGTGTTGATATGACAGATTTTGAAAATAAGCTTACTTCAAAAACAAAATTGGTATCTGTTACAGGCGCATCAAATGTTACATCTTGTATGCCTGATATCGAAAAAATAGTAGAGCTCTCTCATAAAAATGGGGCTATAGTAGTTGTTGACGGTGCACAGCTTGCTCCACATAAAAAAGTTGATATGCAAAAAATAAATTGTGATTTCTTTGCTATTTCAGGACATAAAATGCTGTCACCTATGGGAATAGGTATATTATACGGAAAAAAAGATATACTTGACAATATGAAACCATTTATGTATGGAGGAGAGATGATAGAGTATGTTTATGAAGACCACTCTACATTTACACTTTCTCCTACAAGATTTGAAGCAGGTACTATGAATGTAGGCGGTGCTATAGGACTTGCAAAAGCAATAGAGTATATGGAAGCTATAGGTATGGATAACATATATGAAAGAGAAAGACAGTTGAGCGAGTATGCAGTATCACAGCTTAATAAAATACCGTATATAGACATATATTATCCGCAAAACGCAAAAAATGTAGGCAGTGCCATAGCGTTTAATGTAAAAGAAATACATCCTCATGATGTGGCATCTATACTTGATAATTTTAATATAGCTGTAAGAAGCGGTCATCACTGTGCAATGCCTCTTCACAAATATTTAAAAATAAATGCAAGCTGTAGAGCATCAATATCTTTTTATAATATAAAACAAGAAATTGACGAATTCTTGACACACCTTGAAGATGTAAGGAGGACACTCGGTTATGGACTTGAATGA
- a CDS encoding SufD family Fe-S cluster assembly protein, producing the protein MLANVISSPTFRYLKGNKADIEFEDITPKPYANVDDNSKAEELNKEFENLDIGVNKELIQLNNEKANARYIIKVDKDTDKTIKYELSAQNDVLLDDIKIQAEKNTKSSFIIDYSNKENEKTFRNSVLYVYAKENANVDIFLVSRQNDNAKIYQSVGVITKENANVNLYQVELGMGDKLFSCKANVDGNKSVFNIDGAYFLEKKQTFDMLYNVNLFGAQSESQITINGVQKDESKKVFKGTLDFKRGARASKGSESEYVTLLDKTVRSKSLPIILCSEENITGNHAASAGQIDEDMLFYIMSRGFSRDEATSLIVEARLVPVIDKLPDTKLRDALLGNLKEKMTRR; encoded by the coding sequence ATGTTAGCAAATGTAATCTCATCACCTACATTTAGATATCTGAAAGGCAATAAAGCGGATATAGAGTTTGAAGATATAACTCCCAAACCATATGCAAATGTAGACGATAATTCAAAAGCTGAAGAATTAAATAAAGAATTTGAAAATTTAGATATAGGTGTAAATAAAGAGCTTATTCAGCTGAATAATGAAAAAGCAAATGCAAGATATATAATAAAAGTGGATAAGGATACCGATAAGACTATAAAGTATGAATTATCTGCCCAAAATGATGTACTGCTTGATGATATAAAGATACAGGCTGAAAAAAATACAAAGAGCAGTTTTATAATAGATTATAGCAATAAAGAAAATGAAAAGACATTCAGAAATTCCGTACTTTATGTATATGCAAAAGAAAACGCAAATGTAGATATATTTTTGGTATCAAGACAAAATGATAATGCTAAGATATATCAAAGTGTAGGTGTTATAACAAAAGAAAACGCAAATGTAAACTTGTATCAGGTAGAGCTTGGAATGGGAGATAAATTATTTTCTTGTAAAGCCAATGTAGACGGAAATAAAAGTGTGTTTAACATAGACGGAGCATATTTTTTGGAGAAAAAACAGACTTTTGATATGCTTTATAATGTAAATTTATTCGGTGCTCAAAGTGAGTCGCAAATAACAATAAACGGTGTTCAAAAAGACGAATCAAAGAAAGTGTTTAAAGGAACATTGGATTTCAAAAGAGGGGCAAGAGCGTCAAAAGGCTCAGAATCGGAATATGTAACACTTTTAGATAAGACGGTAAGGTCAAAATCACTTCCTATAATTTTGTGCAGTGAAGAAAACATCACAGGAAATCATGCCGCAAGTGCAGGCCAAATAGATGAAGATATGTTGTTTTATATAATGAGTAGAGGATTTTCCAGAGATGAGGCTACAAGCCTTATAGTAGAAGCGAGATTAGTACCTGTAATTGATAAATTACCGGATACAAAGCTTAGAGATGCATTGCTTGGAAATCTTAAAGAAAAAATGACAAGAAGGTAG
- a CDS encoding dihydroorotate dehydrogenase: MVDTSVNLSGLVLDNPIIPASGTFGFGQEYKDFYDINILGSISFKGTTVDMRFGNMQPRIAECTAGLINSVGLQNPGLEKVISEELPNLAKIYHKKVIANISGFSIDEYVKCAEAMNEVDMVGIIEVNVSCPNVHNGGMAYGVCPESVSEVTKAVKKVTSKPVYIKLSPNVTDITEIAKACEYSGADGISMINTLLGMRIDIRKKAPVIANKMGGFSGPAIFPIALRMVYQVANAVKIPIIGMGGVSSTSDVIEMMMAGATAVQIGAANLVNPFICKEIIDSLPSKMQELNIEKLSDIIGIVK; encoded by the coding sequence ATGGTAGATACTTCAGTAAATCTAAGCGGTCTTGTCCTTGACAATCCAATCATCCCTGCAAGCGGTACATTCGGATTTGGACAAGAGTACAAAGATTTTTATGATATAAATATATTAGGTTCAATTTCATTCAAAGGCACTACTGTTGACATGCGTTTTGGAAATATGCAACCGAGAATAGCAGAATGTACAGCAGGACTTATAAATTCCGTAGGTCTACAAAATCCTGGCTTGGAAAAAGTAATATCAGAAGAATTGCCAAATCTTGCAAAAATATATCATAAAAAAGTAATTGCAAATATTAGTGGCTTTTCCATAGATGAATATGTAAAATGTGCAGAGGCTATGAATGAAGTAGATATGGTGGGAATAATAGAAGTCAATGTGAGTTGTCCCAATGTGCATAACGGTGGAATGGCTTACGGAGTATGCCCAGAAAGCGTATCGGAAGTTACAAAAGCTGTAAAGAAAGTAACTTCAAAACCTGTATATATAAAATTAAGCCCTAATGTAACAGACATAACCGAAATTGCAAAAGCGTGCGAATATTCCGGTGCAGACGGTATAAGTATGATAAATACTCTGCTCGGTATGAGAATAGATATACGAAAAAAAGCACCCGTAATTGCAAATAAAATGGGAGGTTTTTCAGGACCTGCTATTTTCCCTATAGCTCTCAGAATGGTATATCAAGTTGCAAATGCTGTAAAAATACCGATAATAGGTATGGGTGGAGTAAGCAGTACATCTGATGTTATAGAAATGATGATGGCAGGAGCAACTGCAGTGCAAATCGGTGCTGCAAATCTTGTAAATCCGTTTATATGCAAAGAGATTATAGACTCTCTCCCTTCTAAAATGCAAGAACTCAATATAGAAAAATTAAGTGATATAATAGGAATTGTGAAATAA
- a CDS encoding aspartate carbamoyltransferase regulatory subunit, protein MNVDGVNNGIVLDHIKAGLSMKIYKLLGLDKLTCTVAIIQHVSSTKYGKKDIIKIDEDIELDFDVLGYIDSNITVNKVKDGKLSSKVHLSLPETLKDVVICKNPRCITSVEQEIIHTFKLVDRDKKVYRCAYCDSEHIAR, encoded by the coding sequence ATGAACGTAGATGGTGTAAATAACGGTATTGTGCTTGACCATATAAAAGCAGGTCTAAGTATGAAGATATATAAATTGCTCGGATTGGATAAATTGACTTGTACGGTAGCTATAATTCAGCATGTAAGCAGTACAAAATACGGAAAAAAAGATATAATAAAAATAGACGAAGATATAGAATTGGATTTTGATGTATTAGGTTATATAGACAGCAATATTACTGTAAACAAGGTAAAAGACGGCAAGTTGTCCAGTAAAGTACACCTATCTTTGCCTGAAACACTTAAAGACGTAGTAATTTGTAAAAATCCGCGTTGTATAACTTCTGTCGAACAAGAAATAATCCATACTTTCAAATTGGTTGACAGAGATAAAAAAGTTTACAGATGCGCTTATTGTGATTCAGAACATATAGCAAGATAA
- a CDS encoding HD domain-containing protein yields the protein MNVQKDIEFIILLEEMKKIQRQTKVLGGNRRENDAEHSWHVATMSLFLQNYSKLETDINKVIKMLLIHDLVEIFAGDTFAYDTNGYEDKIYRETQAMNKLKGFLPQNMAELLESLWLEFENGETNESKYANAMDRLQPMLSNLFSNDGGTWTEHKIKVSQVLKRMEPIKDFSEEIYNFIYENIQDNVKKGYLIAD from the coding sequence ATGAATGTTCAAAAAGATATAGAATTTATAATATTACTCGAAGAAATGAAAAAAATACAAAGACAAACCAAGGTATTAGGAGGCAATAGAAGAGAAAATGACGCAGAGCATTCTTGGCACGTTGCTACTATGAGTCTGTTTTTGCAAAATTATTCAAAATTGGAAACAGACATAAATAAGGTTATAAAAATGCTTTTAATACATGACCTTGTAGAAATATTTGCAGGCGATACTTTCGCTTATGATACAAACGGATATGAAGATAAGATTTATAGAGAAACTCAGGCTATGAATAAGCTAAAAGGCTTTTTGCCTCAAAATATGGCTGAACTTTTAGAATCACTTTGGCTCGAATTTGAAAACGGGGAAACAAATGAGTCTAAATATGCTAATGCAATGGACAGACTCCAACCTATGCTAAGTAATCTGTTCAGTAATGACGGCGGTACTTGGACTGAACATAAAATAAAAGTATCGCAAGTTTTAAAAAGAATGGAACCTATAAAGGATTTTAGCGAAGAAATCTACAACTTTATTTATGAAAATATACAAGATAACGTGAAAAAAGGATATTTGATTGCCGATTGA
- the pyrE gene encoding orotate phosphoribosyltransferase → MKNDIAKALLSIQAVFLRPDEPFTWASGIKSPIYCDNRLTLTSPQVRTLIEQSLAKTIKTYFPTCEVVMGTSTAGIAHAAIVGHLMNIPMGYVRGSAKDHGRTNQIEGRLLPKQKVVVIEDLISTAGSSIETVNVLREHDADVLGIASIFTYNMKKSKDKLKENNVINISLCDLDTLLDVAIETRYIKADDKTKILKFRDNPQDESWMKGEK, encoded by the coding sequence ATGAAAAATGATATTGCAAAAGCTCTGCTATCCATACAAGCTGTATTTCTAAGACCTGATGAACCTTTTACATGGGCATCAGGAATAAAAAGCCCTATATATTGTGATAACAGACTTACACTTACTTCACCACAAGTTCGTACACTAATCGAGCAATCTTTAGCAAAAACGATAAAAACATATTTCCCTACTTGCGAGGTTGTTATGGGTACAAGTACTGCCGGTATTGCACACGCTGCAATAGTAGGACACCTTATGAATATACCTATGGGATATGTCAGAGGCTCTGCAAAAGATCACGGTAGAACAAATCAAATAGAAGGAAGGCTGTTACCTAAACAAAAAGTAGTTGTAATTGAAGACCTTATTTCTACGGCAGGTTCATCTATAGAAACTGTAAATGTACTTAGAGAACATGATGCTGATGTACTTGGAATCGCCAGCATATTCACATACAATATGAAAAAATCAAAAGACAAATTAAAAGAAAATAATGTTATAAACATAAGTCTTTGTGATTTGGATACTTTACTCGATGTAGCAATAGAAACAAGATATATAAAAGCTGACGATAAAACAAAAATACTTAAATTTAGAGATAACCCACAAGATGAAAGTTGGATGAAAGGAGAAAAATAA
- the sufU gene encoding Fe-S cluster assembly sulfur transfer protein SufU: protein MDLNDIYQQIILEHSKSKKNKHDLESYDMSEPGHNPSCGDEITLQVKLSDDKKNIQDLAFTGVGCAISQASASIMCDLLRGKTIEEAKELCEIFLGMIRREITDDETLEKLEDAEALRNISNMPARVKCAVLAWHTLNDMIAKK, encoded by the coding sequence ATGGACTTGAATGATATATATCAGCAAATAATATTGGAGCACTCAAAGAGCAAAAAAAATAAACATGATTTGGAAAGTTATGATATGTCCGAGCCGGGACATAACCCAAGCTGTGGTGATGAAATAACATTGCAGGTAAAATTGAGTGATGATAAGAAAAATATACAAGATCTTGCTTTTACAGGTGTAGGTTGTGCAATATCTCAAGCCTCCGCATCAATAATGTGCGACCTTTTAAGAGGAAAAACCATTGAAGAAGCAAAAGAATTGTGTGAAATATTTTTAGGTATGATAAGACGTGAGATAACTGACGATGAAACTCTTGAAAAACTGGAAGACGCAGAGGCGCTCAGAAATATAAGCAATATGCCGGCAAGAGTAAAATGTGCAGTACTTGCATGGCATACCTTAAATGATATGATAGCGAAAAAGTAA
- the pyrB gene encoding aspartate carbamoyltransferase — protein MDRVRNLINITDLSVQEIDKLIEVADDIVKNHSKYENICAHKKLATLFFEPSTRTRLSFEAAMLELGGSVLGFSSANSSSAAKGESVSDTIRTVGCYADIIAMRHPKEGAPIVGAQRTTVPIINAGDGGHFHPTQTLTDLLTIKRKKGRLSDMTIGVCGDLKFGRTVHSLIEAMLRYDNIKFVLISPVELQVPDYIKESMNKAGVLWTEVESLEEAMPMLDILYMTRVQRERFFNEADYIRLKDSYILDLEKLETAKKDLTIMHPLPRVNEISVEVDDDERACYFFQALCGKHIRMALILLLLNIQV, from the coding sequence ATGGATAGGGTGAGAAATTTAATCAATATAACAGATTTATCCGTGCAAGAAATAGACAAATTAATCGAAGTTGCAGATGATATTGTCAAAAACCACAGCAAATATGAAAACATATGCGCTCATAAAAAACTTGCTACATTATTTTTTGAACCGAGTACAAGAACACGTCTAAGTTTTGAAGCTGCTATGTTGGAGCTTGGAGGAAGTGTATTAGGTTTTTCATCTGCAAACTCAAGTTCGGCGGCTAAAGGTGAAAGTGTAAGCGACACAATAAGAACAGTAGGTTGTTATGCAGATATAATCGCTATGCGTCACCCAAAAGAAGGTGCTCCAATAGTAGGTGCACAGCGAACTACAGTTCCTATAATAAATGCAGGTGACGGAGGACATTTTCATCCTACTCAGACACTTACAGATTTATTAACTATAAAGCGTAAAAAAGGCAGACTGTCCGATATGACAATAGGTGTATGCGGAGACTTGAAATTTGGACGTACAGTCCATTCGCTTATAGAAGCTATGTTAAGATATGACAATATAAAATTTGTTTTAATCTCACCTGTAGAATTACAAGTACCCGATTATATAAAAGAATCCATGAACAAAGCCGGTGTATTATGGACAGAAGTTGAAAGCTTAGAAGAAGCTATGCCTATGCTTGACATACTATATATGACAAGAGTTCAAAGAGAAAGATTTTTCAACGAAGCTGACTATATCAGATTAAAAGACAGCTATATATTGGACTTAGAAAAACTGGAAACTGCAAAAAAAGATCTTACAATAATGCACCCTCTTCCAAGAGTAAATGAAATATCTGTAGAAGTAGATGATGATGAAAGAGCATGCTATTTCTTCCAAGCATTATGTGGAAAACACATAAGAATGGCATTGATATTATTACTTTTAAATATACAGGTATAG
- the pyrF gene encoding orotidine-5'-phosphate decarboxylase produces MKKDVIIALDFPNGKETLEFLDKFEGKKPFVKIGMEVFYSEGPSIINEIKARGHKIFLDLKLHDIPNTVEKAMMSLAKLDVDMCNVHAAGTIEMMQAALKGLTSIKGENRPLLIAVTQLTSTSEERMQEELLINHSLEDTVTKYAQNTKFAGLDGVVCSPRESALIHNACGSDFLTVTPGIRFADAKKDDQVRITTPEDAKKLGSNFIVVGRPITKADDPVLAYERCLKEFL; encoded by the coding sequence ATGAAAAAAGATGTTATTATAGCACTGGACTTTCCAAACGGAAAAGAAACATTAGAATTCTTAGATAAATTTGAAGGCAAAAAACCTTTTGTAAAAATAGGCATGGAAGTTTTTTACAGCGAAGGGCCAAGCATAATAAATGAAATAAAAGCAAGAGGACACAAGATATTTTTAGACTTAAAACTTCACGACATTCCTAATACAGTAGAAAAAGCCATGATGTCATTGGCTAAATTGGATGTGGATATGTGTAACGTTCATGCAGCAGGCACTATTGAGATGATGCAGGCAGCTTTAAAAGGTCTTACTTCTATAAAAGGAGAAAACAGACCTTTGCTCATAGCGGTAACTCAGCTCACTTCCACAAGTGAAGAAAGAATGCAAGAAGAACTGCTTATAAATCACAGTTTGGAAGATACAGTTACAAAATACGCTCAAAATACAAAATTTGCAGGTCTTGACGGAGTTGTATGCTCCCCAAGAGAGTCCGCTCTTATTCATAACGCTTGTGGCTCCGATTTTCTTACCGTTACTCCCGGAATAAGATTTGCAGATGCAAAAAAAGATGACCAAGTACGTATAACTACACCTGAAGATGCAAAGAAATTGGGTTCAAACTTCATAGTAGTGGGCAGACCTATTACAAAAGCGGATGATCCTGTACTCGCATATGAAAGATGCTTAAAAGAGTTTTTATAA
- a CDS encoding dihydroorotase translates to MSTLLKNGNVFTPNGFKKTNILISNSKVSLISTLDDTSFDNSIDCNGLYIVPGFADVHVHFREPGFFYKESIATGSLAAARGGYTQVCTMPNVNPAPADLKSLDVQLEIIKNDSVVHITPYATITSRGDGRSTLSKMADMADYVVGYSDDGKGVQTGELMEEAMIMAKSLDKIIVAHCEDESLLDGGYIHKGIYAENHNHKGISSESEWVQVARDVELAKKTGCKYHVCHISTKETVDIIRRAKAKNVDVTCETAPHYLILCDEDLKEEGRFKMNPPLRSKEDRAALIKGIQDGTIDMIATDHAPHSQDEKSRGLQKSPFGIVGLETAFSLLYTHLVKKDIISLEKLIELMCINPRKRFPLTGSLYIENDTPADITVLDLSKKYKIDSKNFLSKGKATPFDGEYVIGDILYTFVDGNMVYDYKNLPNYQK, encoded by the coding sequence ATGTCTACTTTATTAAAAAATGGTAATGTTTTTACTCCAAACGGCTTTAAAAAGACGAATATCTTAATTTCTAATTCCAAGGTGTCTTTAATTTCTACTTTAGATGATACTTCTTTTGATAATTCTATAGATTGCAACGGTTTATATATTGTGCCAGGTTTTGCGGATGTGCATGTACATTTTCGTGAGCCCGGCTTTTTTTATAAAGAAAGCATAGCCACAGGTTCACTTGCAGCTGCTCGTGGAGGATACACACAAGTTTGCACTATGCCTAATGTAAACCCTGCACCTGCAGATCTTAAATCATTAGATGTTCAACTCGAAATTATAAAAAATGACTCTGTTGTACACATAACTCCATACGCAACTATAACTTCTCGTGGAGATGGCAGGAGTACATTATCAAAAATGGCTGATATGGCAGATTATGTCGTAGGATATTCTGATGACGGTAAAGGTGTACAAACAGGAGAACTAATGGAAGAAGCAATGATAATGGCAAAATCACTCGATAAAATAATAGTTGCACATTGTGAGGATGAAAGCTTGTTAGACGGAGGATATATCCATAAAGGTATATATGCAGAAAATCATAACCACAAAGGTATATCTTCTGAGAGTGAATGGGTTCAAGTAGCAAGAGATGTGGAGCTTGCAAAAAAAACAGGTTGTAAATATCACGTATGCCACATATCCACAAAAGAAACAGTGGACATAATAAGGCGTGCAAAAGCGAAAAATGTAGACGTAACTTGTGAAACAGCTCCTCACTATCTGATATTGTGTGATGAAGATTTGAAGGAAGAAGGTCGTTTCAAGATGAATCCTCCTTTACGTTCAAAAGAAGATAGAGCAGCACTTATAAAAGGTATACAAGACGGTACAATAGATATGATTGCAACAGACCATGCACCTCATTCACAAGATGAAAAATCTCGCGGCTTACAAAAAAGTCCATTCGGTATAGTAGGACTTGAAACAGCCTTCTCACTCTTATACACTCATCTTGTAAAAAAAGATATAATAAGCCTTGAAAAACTTATAGAGCTCATGTGCATAAATCCACGAAAGAGATTTCCATTAACAGGCTCTTTATATATAGAAAATGATACACCTGCAGATATAACTGTACTTGATCTTAGCAAAAAATATAAAATAGACTCTAAAAATTTCTTATCAAAAGGAAAAGCCACTCCATTTGATGGAGAATATGTAATCGGAGATATATTATATACTTTTGTAGACGGAAATATGGTTTATGATTACAAAAATCTGCCAAATTACCAAAAATAA
- the sufB gene encoding Fe-S cluster assembly protein SufB, with protein sequence MEPKKKTYIADINRGIYDLKNEFTYSQKTDKGLNEDIVREISRNKKEPEWVLEKRLKSLEIFNKTENPTWGPDLSEFDISEITTYIRPKAGLATNWDALPDDIRNTFDVLGIPEAEKDALAGVGAQYDSEEVYHSIKQYLIDQGVIYTDFDAAIREYPDIVKKYFQKAIPPTLHKYAALHGAVFSGGSFVYVPKGVNVDIPLQSYYRLNAPGAGQFEHTMIIVEEGANCHFIEGCSAPKYDVTNLHAGSVEIFVGKNATMRFSTIENWSRNMYNLNTKRAIVEENGRIEWVSGSFGSKVSMLYPTSILIGEGASSELTSISFAGEGQYLDNGAQVFHYAPNTKSSMNTKSISSGNGVCVFRGVIKSSENANGSKSTVNCESLMLSEESRSDTIPVIDLYTDDIDIGHEARIGKIDESSIFYLMTRGISEQEARAMLVRGFANPVAKELPIEYAVEMNNLINMELEGTNG encoded by the coding sequence ATGGAACCTAAGAAAAAGACATATATAGCTGATATAAATAGGGGAATTTATGATTTAAAAAATGAGTTTACCTATTCACAAAAAACTGATAAAGGACTTAATGAAGATATAGTAAGGGAGATATCAAGGAATAAAAAAGAACCTGAATGGGTACTTGAAAAAAGGCTGAAATCTCTCGAAATATTTAATAAAACTGAAAACCCTACATGGGGACCGGATTTATCTGAATTTGATATTTCTGAAATAACAACATATATAAGACCGAAAGCCGGTCTTGCTACAAACTGGGATGCTCTTCCTGACGATATAAGAAACACTTTTGATGTGCTTGGAATACCTGAGGCTGAAAAAGATGCTCTTGCAGGTGTAGGGGCACAATATGACTCTGAAGAAGTATATCATAGTATTAAACAATATCTTATTGATCAAGGTGTTATATATACAGATTTTGATGCGGCTATAAGAGAATATCCTGACATAGTTAAAAAATATTTCCAAAAAGCAATACCGCCTACACTTCATAAGTATGCTGCATTACATGGCGCTGTATTTTCCGGAGGAAGTTTTGTATATGTGCCGAAGGGTGTAAATGTAGATATACCTTTACAATCATATTATAGACTAAATGCTCCGGGTGCAGGACAGTTTGAGCATACTATGATAATAGTTGAAGAAGGTGCAAATTGTCATTTTATAGAAGGGTGTTCAGCTCCTAAATATGATGTTACTAATCTTCATGCAGGAAGTGTTGAGATATTTGTAGGTAAAAATGCGACTATGAGATTTTCTACAATAGAAAACTGGTCAAGAAATATGTATAACTTGAATACAAAAAGGGCCATTGTTGAAGAAAACGGTAGAATTGAATGGGTTTCAGGTTCATTCGGCTCAAAAGTATCTATGCTTTATCCAACTTCTATACTTATAGGTGAAGGTGCAAGCAGTGAGCTTACATCTATAAGTTTTGCAGGAGAAGGACAATATCTTGACAATGGCGCTCAAGTTTTCCACTATGCGCCTAATACAAAATCTTCGATGAATACAAAGAGTATATCATCAGGTAACGGAGTATGTGTTTTCAGAGGAGTTATAAAATCTTCAGAGAATGCAAACGGAAGTAAATCTACTGTAAATTGCGAGTCATTAATGCTCAGCGAGGAGAGCAGATCTGATACTATTCCTGTTATAGATTTATACACTGATGATATAGATATAGGACATGAGGCAAGAATAGGCAAGATAGATGAGAGCTCTATATTTTATCTTATGACAAGGGGTATAAGTGAGCAAGAGGCAAGAGCAATGTTAGTAAGAGGATTTGCAAATCCTGTTGCCAAGGAATTACCGATAGAATATGCTGTAGAAATGAATAATCTTATAAATATGGAGTTGGAAGGAACTAATGGTTAG
- a CDS encoding dihydroorotate dehydrogenase electron transfer subunit has translation MKCEKFKILENKKIAKDVFLLTLRGNTDEIKNPGQFANISISSFYLRRPISICDFEKDTLKLIYKVVGEGTLALSQKKPEHYLDILLPLGNGFDIDKTTKNTVLIGGGVGVPPLINLAKNMIKIGKTPKVVIGFNTKEEIFAVDMFENLGIHPIVSTVDGSYGVHGFVTDALKSIDYDYLCTCGPEPMLKALSNLDVDGQFSFEARMACGFGGCMGCSHETKSGYKRICKEGPILFKEEIKW, from the coding sequence ATGAAATGTGAAAAATTTAAAATTTTAGAAAATAAAAAAATTGCAAAGGATGTATTTCTTCTTACGCTTAGAGGAAATACTGATGAAATAAAAAATCCAGGACAATTTGCAAACATATCAATATCATCATTTTACTTGCGTAGACCTATATCCATATGCGACTTTGAAAAAGATACTCTCAAATTAATATATAAAGTTGTAGGTGAAGGTACACTTGCTCTTTCGCAAAAAAAGCCTGAACACTATCTTGATATATTACTCCCTTTAGGCAATGGGTTTGATATAGATAAAACCACAAAAAATACAGTATTAATAGGTGGAGGTGTAGGCGTTCCTCCACTTATTAACCTTGCAAAAAATATGATAAAAATTGGTAAAACACCTAAAGTAGTAATAGGTTTCAATACAAAAGAAGAAATATTTGCCGTAGATATGTTTGAAAATCTTGGAATACATCCTATTGTTTCAACTGTTGACGGTTCTTATGGAGTTCACGGTTTCGTAACAGATGCTCTTAAAAGTATAGATTATGATTATCTATGTACCTGCGGACCTGAACCTATGTTAAAAGCTCTCAGCAATCTTGATGTAGACGGTCAATTCAGTTTTGAAGCGAGAATGGCATGTGGATTCGGAGGATGTATGGGATGTTCTCATGAAACAAAATCAGGCTATAAAAGAATATGTAAAGAAGGTCCTATACTTTTCAAGGAGGAGATAAAATGGTAG